A single genomic interval of Candidatus Margulisiibacteriota bacterium harbors:
- the cas5c gene encoding type I-C CRISPR-associated protein Cas5 gives MNYYLDKREEDCVIEKFYNKEFCIEVSGDYACFTRPEMKVERVSYDVITPSAARGVFEAIFWKPAIRWQVTKIEVLSPIKWISVRRNEVGALISDRVKELFIEPNRQQRAGLFLRDVIYRLHAELVFINPLDRKKIRIATLDTLIDNEEKELLRKDENPGKYNAIFERRAKKGQCFNQPYLGCREFSAAFRYIENISEETIRPINETRDLGYMLYDMDFSDINDPKPMFFRAKIENGVVTVPPIDSEEVKR, from the coding sequence ATGAATTATTACTTGGATAAAAGAGAGGAGGATTGTGTGATAGAAAAATTTTATAATAAAGAATTTTGTATTGAAGTAAGTGGGGATTATGCGTGTTTTACGCGTCCGGAAATGAAGGTTGAGCGTGTGAGTTATGATGTAATAACTCCTTCTGCTGCCCGGGGTGTTTTTGAGGCTATTTTCTGGAAGCCTGCAATTAGATGGCAGGTAACAAAAATCGAGGTGCTAAGTCCGATAAAATGGATATCAGTACGTCGTAATGAAGTTGGGGCGTTAATAAGTGATCGTGTAAAGGAGTTGTTCATCGAACCTAATCGACAGCAGCGAGCGGGGTTGTTTTTGCGGGATGTTATATATAGGCTTCATGCTGAGCTGGTATTTATTAATCCTTTGGATCGCAAAAAGATCAGAATTGCGACACTAGATACACTTATCGATAATGAGGAAAAAGAGCTATTGAGAAAAGATGAAAATCCCGGGAAATATAATGCGATCTTTGAGCGAAGAGCAAAAAAAGGTCAGTGCTTCAATCAGCCATATCTTGGGTGTCGCGAATTTTCTGCTGCTTTTAGATATATAGAAAATATATCAGAAGAAACTATTCGACCAATTAATGAAACTCGTGATTTGGGGTATATGCTTTATGATATGGATTTCTCAGATATCAACGATCCTAAACCGATGTTTTTTCGGGCAAAAATAGAGAATGGTGTAGTCACAGTTCCTCCAATAGATAGTGAGGAGGTGAAGCGATGA
- the cas8c gene encoding type I-C CRISPR-associated protein Cas8c/Csd1, which produces MILQSLHEYYQRKAADPESKIPPQGFGWKEIPFLIVIDKDGNFINLESVRVGASRKDFLVLKTRGRSGANSWQTSNVLWDHYGYVLACPKDNTGKAKVDAQKQHSSFLAYVNELTEKYPLNEQFKAVKKFYEREDQRKDILKHEYWNDCYKISGCNLSFKLVGETKLVAEHEDLKSFVICDKKDEGESKGTGPINNTEGICLITGERGEIAVLHTATSVPGGKSGGKLVGFQKNSGYDSYYKEQGLNAPVSKKAEDAYTTALNTLLSKDSKNKFKITDTIVLFWAEKKTDFEKYFPFFFACPQKDDPDRNSQEIKTLFESIRSGKLNADNNNKFYILGLAPNAARISVRFWKIRTVKEFGESIAQHFEDLEIVRGKKDEHEYFSLFNLLTSIVLDYKMDNVPPNLTGALIASILDGTPYPATLQQQCIRRIRAEQHVTRVRAAILKAYLNKRNRCYKKNEKEITMALDPTNTNQGYLTGRLFAVLEKIQEEAQPGINSTIKDRYYGAASSTPVIVMPRLLGLSSHHLGKLNPGRKFNLERLVGEIINDIDGNKNFPAHMSLDDQSRFAIGYYHQRQDLFTKK; this is translated from the coding sequence ATGATCTTACAATCACTACATGAGTATTACCAGCGCAAGGCAGCTGATCCCGAAAGCAAAATTCCCCCACAAGGTTTTGGGTGGAAAGAAATACCATTTCTGATAGTTATTGATAAAGATGGTAATTTTATTAATCTGGAATCAGTAAGAGTTGGTGCTTCAAGGAAGGACTTTTTAGTATTGAAAACGAGGGGAAGATCTGGTGCTAATTCTTGGCAAACATCAAATGTGTTATGGGATCACTACGGGTATGTATTGGCGTGTCCTAAAGATAACACGGGAAAAGCAAAAGTTGATGCTCAGAAACAACATAGTTCATTTCTTGCTTATGTGAATGAATTAACAGAAAAATATCCATTAAATGAGCAATTTAAGGCTGTAAAAAAGTTTTATGAGCGAGAAGATCAACGAAAGGACATTTTAAAACATGAATATTGGAACGATTGCTACAAGATTTCTGGCTGTAATCTATCCTTTAAGTTGGTTGGTGAAACTAAGTTAGTAGCAGAGCATGAAGATTTAAAAAGTTTTGTGATTTGTGATAAAAAAGATGAGGGAGAGTCAAAAGGAACTGGCCCAATTAACAATACTGAAGGAATTTGTCTGATTACGGGAGAACGGGGGGAAATCGCAGTTTTGCATACAGCGACTTCTGTGCCGGGTGGAAAAAGTGGAGGAAAGCTTGTTGGTTTTCAGAAAAATTCTGGTTATGATTCTTACTATAAAGAACAAGGATTAAACGCACCTGTATCAAAAAAAGCTGAAGACGCATATACAACAGCTCTTAACACGTTATTAAGTAAGGATTCAAAAAATAAATTTAAAATTACTGATACGATTGTTCTTTTCTGGGCCGAAAAGAAAACAGACTTTGAAAAGTATTTCCCCTTTTTCTTTGCTTGCCCGCAAAAAGATGATCCTGATAGAAATTCTCAGGAAATTAAGACATTGTTTGAGTCAATACGGTCAGGTAAATTAAATGCAGACAATAACAATAAGTTTTATATTTTAGGGTTAGCACCTAATGCAGCCCGTATATCTGTTCGTTTCTGGAAAATACGCACGGTAAAAGAGTTTGGAGAATCAATCGCACAACATTTTGAAGATTTGGAAATAGTCCGTGGAAAAAAAGATGAGCATGAATATTTTTCTCTTTTTAATTTACTGACTAGTATAGTTTTGGATTACAAAATGGATAATGTACCTCCCAACCTTACTGGTGCACTAATAGCGAGTATACTCGATGGAACTCCCTATCCAGCAACATTACAGCAGCAATGTATTCGGCGTATTCGCGCTGAGCAGCATGTTACTCGCGTTCGCGCAGCTATACTAAAAGCTTATTTGAATAAGCGAAATAGATGTTATAAAAAAAATGAAAAGGAGATAACTATGGCGTTAGACCCGACGAATACGAATCAAGGGTATTTGACCGGCAGATTATTCGCAGTGCTTGAAAAGATACAGGAAGAAGCTCAGCCGGGGATCAATTCAACTATAAAGGATCGTTATTATGGTGCGGCATCAAGTACTCCTGTAATTGTTATGCCAAGATTACTAGGCTTATCTAGTCATCATCTTGGGAAGCTAAACCCCGGTCGTAAGTTTAATTTAGAAAGACTTGTCGGTGAAATCATTAATGATATTGATGGTAATAAAAATTTCCCTGCGCATATGTCTCTTGATGATCAGTCACGTTTTGCGATTGGCTATTATCATCAGCGTCAGGATTTGTTTACTAAAAAATAA
- the cas7c gene encoding type I-C CRISPR-associated protein Cas7/Csd2 — protein sequence MDEKIIKNRYEFILLFDVQDGNPNGDPDAGNLPRVDAETGLGLVTDVCLKRKVRNYVQIIKEQDKSNERKYDIYVKEKAVLGRAHVEAFHDLKIELGEGATINIPDNLKEDFEDYNLPDGLSIIDDEDTLVLVVAADADKKQIKEYLKESKPSKELKKFIDDSIKNVKSRKPTADETEKGRDWMCKNFYDIRTFGAVLSLKSAPNCGQVRGPIQLTFARSIDPVVALEHCITRMAVATEAEAEKQGGDNRTMGRKYTIPYGLYKAHGFVSSHLAAQTGFDKDDLELLWEAIENMFDHDHSAARGLMATRNLIIFKHELPLGNASANKLFDLVTVEKTDKDKPTRSYNDYTVTIDKSNLPKGVTIDDASVLTGVTIIEKL from the coding sequence ATGGACGAGAAGATTATTAAGAATAGGTATGAATTTATTTTGTTATTTGATGTGCAAGACGGGAATCCTAATGGTGACCCGGATGCAGGGAACTTGCCACGAGTTGATGCAGAAACTGGGCTGGGCTTAGTTACTGATGTATGCTTAAAAAGAAAAGTGCGTAATTATGTTCAGATTATTAAAGAACAGGATAAAAGTAATGAAAGAAAATATGATATTTATGTTAAAGAAAAAGCTGTATTAGGTCGGGCACATGTTGAGGCGTTTCACGACTTGAAAATAGAACTTGGTGAAGGTGCAACCATAAATATTCCTGATAATTTAAAAGAGGATTTTGAGGATTACAATTTACCTGATGGTCTTAGTATTATTGATGATGAAGATACTCTAGTATTAGTTGTGGCAGCAGATGCTGATAAAAAGCAAATTAAAGAATATTTGAAGGAATCAAAACCTTCGAAGGAATTAAAGAAATTTATTGATGATTCAATAAAAAATGTGAAATCTCGTAAACCAACGGCTGATGAGACGGAGAAAGGTCGAGACTGGATGTGTAAGAATTTTTATGACATCAGAACTTTTGGCGCAGTATTATCTTTAAAGTCAGCTCCTAATTGTGGACAGGTTCGTGGTCCGATACAACTAACTTTTGCCAGATCGATTGACCCAGTAGTTGCTCTCGAACATTGCATTACTCGTATGGCAGTAGCAACAGAAGCTGAAGCTGAAAAGCAAGGTGGAGATAATCGTACAATGGGGAGAAAATACACGATACCTTATGGTTTGTATAAGGCTCACGGATTTGTTTCTTCTCATTTAGCAGCACAAACAGGGTTTGACAAGGATGATTTGGAATTATTGTGGGAAGCAATTGAAAATATGTTTGATCATGATCATTCCGCAGCTCGAGGTTTGATGGCAACAAGAAACCTTATCATTTTTAAACATGAGTTACCTTTAGGTAATGCTTCTGCCAATAAATTATTCGATTTGGTAACTGTAGAAAAAACAGATAAAGACAAACCCACCAGATCTTATAATGATTACACTGTCACTATCGATAAATCCAATCTTCCTAAAGGAGTAACAATCGATGATGCCAGTGTTCTCACAGGCGTAACAATCATAGAAAAATTATAA